ATCTGAATATACTTGAACAAGCTATCGAACAAATGCCTCCGCAGCGAAAATTGATCTTCAGATTGTGTAAGATGGAAGGAAAATCATATAAAGAAGTGAGTGAAGAGTTAAACATTTCGTATTCAACAATCAGCAATCAACTGGTAATGGCTATGAAATTCCTTAAAAAATATGCCATAGAACACGAGAACACATTAAAATCAGCTCTTATTTTAATGATTTTCAAAGATTTTTAATTTTTTTTATTTTTTTCTCCTTTTTGAATAGTGAGTTTTTTGTTTTTGAACGTATTCATATCAGAACCGCGTCCAAAAGCCGACAATTCATGAAAAATACAACTGAGCTGAACCTATTACTAAAAAAATATCTTACAAAAAAGATAGATAAAGATGAATACGACATCTTATTCCTTAAACTTTCTGAGCTCAGTGATGATGAACTAAAAAAAATTGTACAGCAAGAGCTTGGTTCGGTTGATGCTGACACAGACTTAGCCGATGAACTGATCGATCAAAGACTGCTCAGTATTTACGGAAAGATTAATTCTACTATTGCCAGCAAATCAGCCTACAGCATTTCCTCCTATTCCAATAAACCCTCATCAGGGATATTTCGTACATGGGGCTGGATTGCTGCAGCGGCCAGTATTCTTATTGTTTGCGGACTGTTCTTATTTAACAGGCCTGAAACTTTAGAGAACAATCCGGCTATTGCACACAAATCCGACGATGTACATCCGGCCATATCTGCAGCTACCCTGACTTTTGAAAATGGCAGAAAAATAAATCTCGACACTGCCATAACAGGTGTGATCTATGAAGAAAAGGGGTTCCGGATTATAAAAAGCAAAGATGGACTGATCTCCTATGAATATGATAACAAACATGAAATAGAAACCAAAACCAATATTATTGAAACACCTAAAGCTGCCTATACCATGGTAGTTCTCCCCGACGGATCCAAAGTACACCTGAATGCGATGTCTTCCATCCGTTATCCGGTGACATTCCAGGGCGATAAAAGGGAAGTAACCTTAGTCGGAGAAGGTTTTTTTGAAGTAGTTAAGAATTCCGCCAAACCTTTTATTGTTCATACAGAAGGACAAGATGTGGAAGTGTTGGGAACGACATTCAACATCAACACATACGATGCAAAAAAAGGAGTTAAAACAACATTGGTAGAAGGAAAAGTAAGTATTACACTACCCAACAAGACCAGTATGATCCTGCATCCGGGTGAGCAGGCATTGGCAAAGGACATGATTACCGTCCGTCATGTCAATGTCGAAGAGATCACTGCCTGGAAAGAAGGCAAATTTGTGTTTAACAACACCTCTCTCCTGTCGGTAATTGCAGAAATAGAACGTTGGTACAATGTAGAGTTTATATTTACAGACAAGAATTTTAAAGACGAACCGTTATCCGGTTCTATTTCCAGAGATGTTATGTTATCCGATCTGCTGGATGTTATACAGATGAATACAAGTTACAAATTTAAAATCGACGAAAGGAGGATAATGGTTAAACACTAGACCTAAAGAAATAAAAAACTGGAGATGTTCGCACCATCCCCAGTCATAAGCGGTCATATATACCTAATTGGCCTAAGAAAGTAACAAACTATTTTTTAAACCAACCTGTACAAATATACGTAAATCAGCGAGTTGACCAAAACTGCTGTAGTGCGCTGTATCTGTACGCAACCAAATCTTATGAAAGAAAAAGTCTATGCATTTATATCCAGGTTTTGCATAGTTGTGAAAAACCGGATACATGAATGCAGAATTTCCAAAAGCGTTATTCTAGCCATGAAACTAATCCCATTGCTATTGTTCGCCTTCATGTTTCATGTAAATGCTCATACTTTCGGGCAAAACATCAATCTAAAAGTAAGGAATGAGCAACTTATTAATGTACTGAAAGAGATCCAGCGTCAAAGTGGGTATAACTTCTTGTTTAACTCTCATTTCGTCAAGATCTCCAAACCCGTATCGGTGGCTGTCGCCAATGAGAACATCAACGATGCCCTGGCACTGATTTTTCAGAATCAACCTTTTGATTTTGTGATTACAGACAAAATCATAACCGTAAAGGCTAAAGAATCTGTAGCAATTGCCGGATCGGCTGCAATGGTTCAGCAAAAGGTGGTCACAGGAAGAGTTGTAGACCAGAAAGGACAGCCTCTCTCCGGAGTGACTGTAACCGAACTGGAGACCAATAATTCTACCGCAACAAATAACGATGGTGCATACAGGCTTACCTTGAGAAATAACAATGCTACTCTTCAGTTTAATCTATTGGGATTCGGAACTGTACGCCGTAAGGCTGCAGACAATGTGCTCAATGTTTCTCTTGCACCGTCGGATATAGGTATGGATGAAGTCGTTGTTACTGGTTTCCAGAAACTGGATAAACGCAAGTTTACAGGCTCGGTGAGTCAGGTTGACAAAAATGTGATTGATCGCTCAGGAGCAATTGACGTTTCCAGAATGCTGCAGGGGGCGGCAGCGGGTGTCAGCGTACAGAATACTTCCGGAACTTTCGGATCTACTCCAAAAATCAGGATTCGTGGTAACTCCTCCATCAGTGCCAATCAGGAACCACTCTACGTCATCAACGGAGTTCCGATCACCTCTCCTTCCAATGTCGCTGTAAGTCAACTCTATTCCGGAGATCCGGCTTCTGTATTAGGATCAGCCATCGCAGGACTGAATGCTCAGGATATAGAAGATATCGTAATCCTGAAAGACGGAGCTGCAACAGCCCTGTACGGAACAAGAGCAGCAAACGGAGTTATCTCTATCACAACCAAATCAGGTGCGTACAATCAGCGGAATGTCAACTTTTCTACCGCTTTATCGCTGGGTATCAAACCGAATATCAAAAATTTCAACCTGATGAATTCACAGGAAGAAATGGGATTGTATAAGCAAATGTATGATATGGGATACCTGTCCAATGCCAACTGGCCTACCTATACAGGAGCTTATACGGAGACATACAAACAACTTGCACTTAGAAATATCAACCTTGATCAGGCTTATGCGGAATTGAATAAATCAACTATGGCCAATACAGATTGGTTTGATGTATTATTCCGCAACAATGTTGTTCAGGAACACTCTCTTTCATTTAACGGAGGATCAGATAAGAATACGTATTACCTGTCCGGTAGTTATGCACATGATGACGGACAGGCTATAGGCTATAATATGGACCGCTTTACGGTAGATGCACGTAATGTATTTAACATCACAAGCAAACTGAAACTGGATGTCAATCTCAACTGGTCATACC
The Sphingobacterium spiritivorum genome window above contains:
- a CDS encoding FecR family protein yields the protein MKNTTELNLLLKKYLTKKIDKDEYDILFLKLSELSDDELKKIVQQELGSVDADTDLADELIDQRLLSIYGKINSTIASKSAYSISSYSNKPSSGIFRTWGWIAAAASILIVCGLFLFNRPETLENNPAIAHKSDDVHPAISAATLTFENGRKINLDTAITGVIYEEKGFRIIKSKDGLISYEYDNKHEIETKTNIIETPKAAYTMVVLPDGSKVHLNAMSSIRYPVTFQGDKREVTLVGEGFFEVVKNSAKPFIVHTEGQDVEVLGTTFNINTYDAKKGVKTTLVEGKVSITLPNKTSMILHPGEQALAKDMITVRHVNVEEITAWKEGKFVFNNTSLLSVIAEIERWYNVEFIFTDKNFKDEPLSGSISRDVMLSDLLDVIQMNTSYKFKIDERRIMVKH